One window of Candidatus Micrarchaeia archaeon genomic DNA carries:
- the sufC gene encoding Fe-S cluster assembly ATPase SufC has translation MLKIEKLSVSRNGRKIVDGLDLTVGDGETHVVMGPNGSGKTTLGYAIMGHPGYECAGKIILNGENLAGMPANERARRGVFLAFQNPAQIDGVSLIGLMRKARRAKGGNEDLGRFSEEMKEGAKRTGFQESMLSRDLNAGLSGGERKKSEVLQMLALAPKLAILDEIDAGLDVDALRTVAKAIKEAGKKGLSLLVITHHANLLKYLKPDCVHIMLDGRITRTENGKFAKEIEKKGYEWLREKDD, from the coding sequence ATGCTGAAGATAGAGAAGCTCTCGGTTTCCAGGAACGGCAGGAAGATAGTGGATGGTCTGGATTTGACTGTAGGAGACGGGGAGACGCACGTGGTGATGGGCCCTAACGGCAGCGGGAAGACCACGCTCGGGTACGCGATAATGGGCCATCCGGGCTACGAGTGCGCAGGGAAGATAATCCTGAACGGGGAGAACCTCGCAGGAATGCCTGCAAATGAAAGGGCGCGGCGCGGCGTTTTTCTCGCATTCCAGAACCCTGCCCAGATTGACGGCGTGAGCCTCATCGGGCTTATGAGGAAAGCCAGGAGAGCGAAGGGAGGGAACGAGGATTTGGGCAGATTCAGCGAAGAGATGAAGGAGGGCGCGAAACGCACCGGCTTCCAGGAATCCATGCTCTCGCGGGATTTGAACGCCGGGCTTTCCGGAGGGGAACGGAAAAAGAGCGAGGTGCTCCAGATGCTCGCGCTTGCCCCGAAGCTCGCGATACTTGACGAAATAGACGCAGGGCTGGACGTGGACGCGCTAAGGACGGTCGCCAAGGCGATAAAGGAGGCCGGGAAAAAGGGGCTCTCGCTCCTGGTGATTACCCACCACGCGAACCTCCTCAAATACCTGAAGCCGGATTGCGTGCACATAATGCTTGACGGAAGGATAACCAGGACGGAAAACGGGAAATTCGCGAAAGAGATAGAGAAAAAGGGCTATGAATGGCTCAGGGAGAAAGATGATTGA
- the sufB gene encoding Fe-S cluster assembly protein SufB, with amino-acid sequence MDIDISKYDFKSPEQGFRLPKGLSEKTVREISAEKGEPEWMLEKRLEAYKLFLKIPMPKFGPDLSKLDFDDITYYIRASERKMRKWEDVPPHIKEAFDKLGVPEAERKFLAGVEAMFESEAVYQGLKKEWAEKGIIFTDTDTAVREYPEILKKHFGTIVPAGDNKFAALNTAVWSGGSFLHIPENVKLEIPLQAYFRMNARAFGQFERTMIICEQGSKVHYLEGCTAPIYSEASLHAAVVEAIAKKNSHLRYSTMQNWSANIYNLVTKRAFAYENSIVEWIDGNIGSGVNMKYPAVYLKGKGARAEFLSVAYAGKNQYQDAGARAIHEAPNTTSVINSKNIAKNGGITSFRGTVRFSENAIDARSSVKCDALLLDNISTNITRPLLATSQERSSIYHEAKVGKVSDEQIFYLMSRGLSENEAVSLIIMGFVDSFVKELPFEYAVEFNRLIQYELEKKVG; translated from the coding sequence GTGGACATCGACATTTCCAAATACGATTTCAAAAGCCCTGAGCAAGGATTCAGGCTCCCCAAGGGCCTCAGCGAGAAAACCGTGCGCGAAATCTCTGCAGAGAAGGGCGAGCCGGAATGGATGCTGGAAAAAAGGCTCGAAGCTTACAAATTGTTCCTGAAAATTCCCATGCCCAAATTCGGCCCTGACTTGTCCAAGCTGGATTTCGATGATATTACTTACTATATACGGGCGAGCGAAAGGAAGATGCGGAAATGGGAAGATGTTCCCCCGCACATAAAAGAGGCGTTCGACAAGCTCGGAGTTCCTGAAGCGGAGCGCAAATTCCTCGCAGGAGTGGAAGCGATGTTCGAGAGCGAGGCCGTGTACCAGGGCCTCAAGAAGGAATGGGCTGAAAAAGGCATAATATTCACCGACACGGATACTGCGGTGCGCGAATACCCGGAAATATTGAAAAAGCATTTCGGAACAATTGTTCCTGCGGGGGACAACAAATTCGCAGCGCTCAACACCGCGGTATGGAGCGGGGGGAGCTTCCTCCACATCCCTGAGAATGTGAAGCTGGAAATCCCGCTCCAGGCCTATTTCAGGATGAACGCAAGAGCGTTCGGCCAATTTGAGCGCACCATGATTATATGCGAGCAGGGAAGCAAGGTGCATTATCTGGAAGGATGCACGGCGCCCATATACAGCGAAGCATCCCTGCACGCCGCAGTGGTGGAAGCGATTGCGAAAAAGAACTCACATCTGCGGTACAGCACGATGCAGAACTGGAGCGCCAACATATACAACCTCGTAACCAAAAGGGCGTTCGCATACGAGAATTCAATAGTGGAATGGATTGACGGCAACATAGGTTCGGGAGTGAACATGAAATACCCGGCTGTTTACCTCAAGGGGAAAGGGGCCCGCGCTGAATTCCTCTCGGTCGCTTATGCTGGAAAAAACCAATACCAGGACGCAGGGGCGCGGGCAATCCACGAAGCCCCCAATACCACTTCAGTAATAAACAGCAAGAACATAGCGAAAAACGGCGGGATTACTTCATTTAGGGGCACGGTGCGCTTTTCTGAGAATGCGATTGATGCAAGGAGCAGCGTAAAGTGCGACGCGCTCCTTCTAGACAATATTTCAACCAACATCACCAGGCCTTTGCTCGCAACTTCCCAGGAGCGCAGCAGCATCTACCACGAGGCGAAAGTGGGGAAGGTGAGCGACGAGCAGATTTTCTATTTGATGAGCCGCGGGCTTTCGGAAAATGAAGCGGTTTCCCTCATAATAATGGGGTTCGTGGACTCTTTCGTGAAGGAGCTCCCTTTCGAATACGCGGTTGAATTCAACAGGCTGATTCAGTACGAGCTGGAGAAAAAGGTAGGATGA
- a CDS encoding SufD family Fe-S cluster assembly protein, which translates to MKMEMLEAKGSRSEISNSAIKIPAGSSAQLLFIYENEEKENRISMEKNSSLQVFSIFRGGSKINNSFSLGENSRLEIQDIFYGNVKVENSIPMEDKGCSLNLMAKGAIRANESSSYLAFASIGKNAPGASVNLEEHAFLLGKGAKANLLPGLEIRNNEVVARHASSVSELDKEQIFYLMSRGLSEKEAEEEIISGFLSRELARMKNIFGCERA; encoded by the coding sequence ATGAAGATGGAAATGCTGGAAGCAAAGGGGAGCAGGAGCGAAATTTCAAATAGTGCAATCAAAATCCCTGCCGGCTCTTCGGCGCAGCTCCTCTTCATTTACGAAAATGAGGAGAAAGAGAACAGGATAAGTATGGAAAAGAACTCCTCGCTCCAGGTATTTTCAATTTTCCGCGGCGGCTCCAAAATAAATAACTCGTTCTCGCTCGGGGAAAATTCCAGGCTGGAAATCCAGGACATATTTTACGGGAACGTGAAGGTGGAAAACTCGATTCCGATGGAAGACAAGGGCTGCTCGCTTAATTTGATGGCGAAGGGCGCGATTCGCGCAAATGAAAGCTCCTCCTATTTAGCGTTCGCCTCGATAGGGAAAAACGCCCCGGGCGCAAGCGTAAATCTTGAAGAGCACGCCTTCCTCCTGGGAAAAGGCGCGAAGGCGAACCTTCTGCCTGGATTGGAAATACGGAACAACGAAGTGGTTGCGAGGCACGCTTCCAGCGTAAGCGAGCTGGACAAAGAGCAGATTTTTTACTTGATGAGCAGGGGGCTTTCGGAGAAAGAGGCAGAAGAGGAAATAATTTCAGGCTTCCTTTCCAGGGAGCTTGCAAGGATGAAAAACATTTTCGGCTGCGAGCGGGCTTAA
- a CDS encoding 50S ribosomal protein L18e: MHERKDLNDLIEKLQKEKKGLWKRTAQLLSRPRRKRVEVNVSKIDSYASEGATILVPGKVLGTGRLTKKVTVAAFMFSEGAKKAITEGGSKSLTIGELFQQNPEGKSVVLFI, from the coding sequence ATGCACGAAAGAAAGGATTTGAACGACCTAATAGAGAAATTGCAAAAGGAGAAGAAGGGCCTGTGGAAGCGCACAGCCCAGCTCCTGTCCAGGCCGCGGAGGAAGCGCGTCGAAGTGAACGTGAGCAAGATTGACTCATACGCGTCCGAAGGCGCGACCATACTGGTCCCGGGCAAGGTGCTCGGCACTGGCAGGCTGACCAAGAAGGTCACTGTAGCTGCATTCATGTTCAGCGAGGGCGCCAAAAAGGCGATAACCGAGGGCGGCTCGAAATCCCTCACCATAGGCGAGCTGTTCCAGCAGAACCCGGAGGGGAAATCCGTGGTGCTCTTCATATAG
- the rplM gene encoding 50S ribosomal protein L13: MLMIVDGTNMILGRLASNVAKKLMQGEEVHLINAEKLVVSGTADNVVADYMQKRRLQQKATPDFSPKWPKVPHLLVRRVVRGMLPFKKAKGKAAFRKLRVYVGNPQLKGETIAFKDSANKGLERCVTIEQMCRRLGATW, from the coding sequence ATGCTCATGATAGTCGACGGAACCAACATGATTCTCGGGCGCCTCGCGAGCAACGTCGCGAAGAAGCTCATGCAGGGCGAAGAGGTGCATTTGATAAACGCCGAGAAGCTAGTCGTTTCGGGCACCGCGGACAACGTAGTCGCGGATTACATGCAGAAGCGCAGGCTCCAGCAGAAAGCCACCCCGGATTTTTCACCGAAGTGGCCGAAGGTCCCGCACCTCCTCGTCAGGAGGGTGGTGAGGGGCATGCTCCCGTTCAAGAAGGCCAAGGGCAAGGCCGCGTTCAGGAAGCTCAGGGTCTACGTGGGGAATCCCCAGCTCAAGGGCGAAACTATTGCATTCAAAGACAGCGCGAACAAAGGGCTGGAGCGCTGCGTGACCATCGAGCAGATGTGCAGGCGCCTCGGCGCAACCTGGTGA
- a CDS encoding 30S ribosomal protein S9: MATKKDSKEEKKDEKVHASEHVKEHEKHAEKAPEKKEHERAKEAKPEKTEHEKPAEKVQEKKEHEKPVEKAPEKKEKKEVHAAKPEKKKPEEAKKEAHEPKKEAAEHKHEAKEAPKAKAGKKKAQKKSLVVLARGKRKEAVARAVVSPGKGRYTFNRILFGTIPNRYIREIVMEPLGFIGKEAASMDINVSVHGGGQLGQAQAARTAIAKALVEYLATVDDKLKAAYLEHDRSLLVDDVRRVEPKKYKGPKARARFQKSYR, translated from the coding sequence ATGGCTACCAAGAAGGACTCCAAGGAAGAGAAGAAAGACGAGAAAGTGCACGCATCCGAGCATGTGAAGGAGCACGAAAAGCACGCGGAGAAGGCTCCTGAAAAGAAAGAGCACGAACGTGCCAAAGAAGCAAAGCCAGAGAAAACGGAGCACGAAAAGCCAGCCGAGAAAGTGCAGGAAAAGAAGGAGCACGAGAAACCGGTCGAAAAAGCTCCGGAAAAGAAAGAGAAGAAGGAAGTTCACGCTGCTAAACCGGAGAAAAAGAAGCCCGAGGAGGCGAAAAAAGAAGCCCACGAGCCGAAGAAGGAGGCTGCGGAGCACAAGCATGAGGCGAAGGAAGCTCCGAAGGCGAAGGCCGGGAAGAAAAAAGCCCAGAAGAAGTCCCTGGTGGTGCTCGCGAGAGGAAAGAGGAAGGAAGCGGTCGCGCGCGCAGTGGTTTCCCCGGGGAAGGGAAGATACACGTTCAATAGAATACTCTTCGGAACCATCCCGAACAGGTACATCCGCGAGATAGTGATGGAGCCGCTCGGCTTCATCGGGAAGGAAGCCGCGTCCATGGACATAAACGTTTCTGTGCACGGGGGCGGCCAGCTCGGGCAGGCCCAGGCGGCGAGGACCGCGATTGCGAAGGCGCTCGTGGAGTACCTCGCAACTGTGGACGACAAGCTCAAGGCCGCTTACCTGGAGCACGACCGCTCGCTCCTAGTTGACGATGTAAGGAGGGTGGAGCCGAAGAAGTACAAGGGACCGAAGGCAAGAGCCAGGTTCCAGAAATCATACAGGTGA
- a CDS encoding DNA-directed RNA polymerase subunit N: MEFPVRCFTCGSVIGDLYEDYKKNSPQGVDKALDQLGVTRYCCRRMFVSFVELDDVKKYQK, encoded by the coding sequence ATGGAATTTCCTGTCAGGTGTTTCACGTGCGGTTCCGTTATCGGGGACCTCTACGAGGACTACAAGAAGAATTCCCCGCAGGGGGTGGACAAGGCGCTCGACCAGCTTGGCGTTACGCGCTACTGCTGCAGGCGCATGTTCGTTTCCTTCGTGGAGCTGGACGACGTGAAGAAGTACCAAAAATGA
- the rpsB gene encoding 30S ribosomal protein S2 yields the protein MAEEKDEKSNMLVKQERYLEAGIHIGTKMHTYDMGRYIFKTRDDGLHILNLRETDARLRQTAKLIGRYKPEDVLVVASRTYSGNAASKFSALTGVSLNRGRFIPGTLTNIALPNFREPKLIFVCDPKNEHEAVMEATKVGVPVVALCDTDNETKFLDYVIPANNKGRKSLALIFFILTRELMMSQGKIASYDQFQYEPSYFEELEDFKKVAPKPESAPEQPAAPEAKPAPASV from the coding sequence ATGGCAGAAGAAAAAGATGAAAAGTCGAACATGCTCGTGAAGCAGGAGAGATATCTCGAAGCGGGCATACACATAGGCACCAAGATGCACACCTATGACATGGGCAGGTACATATTCAAGACCCGCGACGACGGGCTCCACATACTCAACCTCAGGGAGACCGACGCGCGCCTCAGGCAGACCGCGAAGCTCATCGGGCGGTACAAGCCCGAAGACGTGCTCGTGGTCGCGTCAAGAACCTACTCGGGCAACGCGGCGTCGAAATTTTCCGCGCTCACCGGCGTTTCGCTGAACAGGGGCAGGTTCATCCCCGGCACGCTCACCAACATCGCGCTCCCCAATTTCAGGGAGCCGAAGCTCATATTCGTGTGCGACCCTAAGAACGAGCACGAAGCTGTCATGGAAGCCACCAAAGTCGGGGTTCCGGTGGTCGCGCTCTGCGACACTGACAACGAGACCAAGTTCCTGGACTACGTGATTCCGGCCAACAACAAGGGGAGGAAGTCCCTTGCCCTCATATTCTTCATACTCACCCGGGAGCTCATGATGTCCCAGGGCAAAATTGCATCCTACGACCAGTTCCAGTACGAGCCCAGCTATTTCGAGGAACTTGAGGATTTCAAGAAGGTGGCGCCCAAGCCCGAATCCGCACCTGAGCAGCCGGCCGCCCCAGAGGCGAAACCCGCGCCTGCCTCAGTATGA